Sequence from the Luteibacter aegosomaticola genome:
GCGCTTGCGCCCGTGTTCCTGAGGATTCCCATGAAAAGCCCGCGCCGTGTCTGACGCCGACGACCGCCTGATGGAGCTCGAGGTACGCCTCGCCTTCATCGATGACACCGTAAACGGCCTCTCATCGGCGGACGCCGACATATCGCGCCGACTCGATGCGCTTGAGCGCGCCGTGCGCGAAATGCGCTCCGATCTCGCCACCATGCGCACCG
This genomic interval carries:
- a CDS encoding SlyX family protein yields the protein MSDADDRLMELEVRLAFIDDTVNGLSSADADISRRLDALERAVREMRSDLATMRTGAGGDTAIEPPPPHY